The sequence CGCCGGGTCCTTCTGGGCCCGATACAGCTTCACCAGGATCGCGTGTTCCATCATCCACAACGGCTGTTCCTGTGCCTTCTACAACTTCCCTTCGGCAAACAAGGTCCCGGTCAGGTATTGTCAAAGAAAAACAGTACAATGATGGTACTATAAGGTATGATAAAGTTAAACGAGCTTTTCTTACCACTACCGGTGAACCAATTCATTTGCATGATGCTCTTGCTAATAAGGATTGGAAGGAAGCTATGGATAAAGAATATGATGCTCTTATGAAAAATAAAACCTGGCACTTGGTACCACCAAAACATGGAGACAATATTATTGATTGCAAGTGGGTATACAAGATAAAAAGAAAATCTGATGGAAGCATAGACAGGTATAAAGCTTGATTAGTTGCCAAAGGTTTTAAACAAAGGTTTGGAATTGATTATGAAGATACCTTTAGCCCTATTGTTAAGTCTGCCACTATTCGACTTGTTCTGTCTATTGCTATTTCCAGAGGTTGGAGCTTAAGACAGCTAGATGTTCAGAACGCGTTTCTTCATGGCGTTCTTGAGGAAGAAGTGTTCATGAGGCAACCACCAGGCTATGAGGATCACAGCACACCACAGTATGTCTGTAAGTTGGATAAGGCATTATATGGCTTGAAACAAGCACCAAGAGCCTGGTATTCCAGATTGAGCATGCAGTTGCAACACCTTGGGTTCATATCATCCAAGGCAGATACTTCATTGTTCTTCTTTAGAAAAGGCAATGTTACTATCTTTGCgcttgtttatgttgatgatataattgTTGCTAGTTCAAGTGCAGAAGCTACATCTTGCTTGCTTAAGGATTTGAAATTGGAGTTTGCCCTCAAAGACTTGGGTGATCTTCATTATTTTCTTGGAATAGAAGTGAAGAAAATTAAAGATGGCATACTTCTCTCACAGGAAAAATATACCACTGATATTCTCAGAAGAGTGGGTTTGGAAAATTGCAAGCCGGTTAGTACGCCAATTTCTACCTCAGAGATGCTTACAACAGAAAGTGGAGAAGCTCTTGCACCAGTTGATGCAACAAATTATAGGAGTGTTGTAGGTGCTTTGCAATATTTAACCCTTACTCGTCCTGATATTTCCTACTCAGTAAACAAGGTATGTCAATATTTGCATGCACCTAGaaccactcattggactgcaGTTAAGAGGATTCTAAGGTATCTTAAGTACTCAGAAGGTCTTGGACTTCAGATTACCAAGTCTTCCTCTCTTCTTGTAACTGCTTATTCAGATGCAGACTGGGCAGGATGTGCTGATGATAGAAGATCTACAGGTGGTTTTGCTGTTTTTCTGGGAACAAATCTTGTGTCATGGAGCGCAAGAAAACATGCCACTGTCTCAAGATCAAGTACAGAGGCTGAGTATAAAGCCTTGGCTAATGCTACAGCTGAAGTAATGTGGATTCAGACACTACTTTATGAGCTTGGCATTAAAGCACCTCAGGCTGCGAGACTATGGTGTGATAACATTGGTGCAACCTATCTCTCAGCCAATCCGGTTTTTCATGCAAGAACAAAACACATTGAGGCTGACTTTCATTTTGTCAGAGAAAGAGTGGCTCAGAAGTTGCTTGAGATCAAGTTCATTCCTACAGGAGATCAGCTTGCAGATGGGTTTACAAAACCACTTACTTTGAGAGGACTGGAAAAGTTTACATACAATCTCAACCTTGGCAAAGCTCATTGAGGTTCAGATTGAGGGGGAGTGTTAGAATAGTTGTATAGGGATAGGACTTGTTGTTTAAACTTGTACTTCATCTCTatctcttcttctctctcccgCAGCTTTCCTCTCACGTCTTCTGTAACGATCGTCCCGATCGATCTCAACTTCTTGTACGCCAAGGCTTatgccatatatatatatagatgcGGCCCGAGACAAAGGGTTCAAGGCTTTCTAACCTATTTTACACAAGCAGCACCCCACGCCGAGGAGCCTTCGTGCGTGGAGCACAACATCAGGGGCGTCCTGAAGGCCATGCTGGACATGGGGGCGTTCCCTAACGAGCGCTATGCCCTCTACCTCGGGGACTTCTTCAAGGCGTACCTCCAGGCGCCCAGGCCCATCGACCCGCCGCCGATGCCGGACGTCGCGGGGACGGCGGGGCTGGGGCCGAGCCAGAAACGCCATCCATACCCCGCCGCCGACGAGGTGGCCAGGATGGAGAAGGCGGCGGAGCAGCGTGAGGTGCTGAGCCGAGGTCTGCTGCAGGCGGATGCTGCCACGCTGACCGTCCTGGAAGCAGAGTTTAGTGAGGCGACGTTGGCCGGCAAGGAGGCGATGTAGGCCAAGCTTGAGGCGGAGGTGCAGTACGCAAAGGCCAGGGTCGACACGGAGGCCATGATTGAGATGGTCAGTGGTGGCAAAGTTGATTGATCTTTCTGTCATGTGCAGATGCAATGCAAATGGCAGCCATTTGCTATAGTGGCTGCTAGTATCAGGCTTGGATGGAACTATGGAAGAAATGTTGATCAGGAGGTGACCTTCACTTTGTTTCGTGGACATGTGTAATGTATCCAGCAATATTTAGGGCTATTTGCATCAATATAGACTTGAATCTACTCTGACCTGAATGGCCGATTTCTCAATCTACTCTGTTCATAAGTCTTACATATCCTATGTTCTGTTCTCAGTGAACCTACAAGTTTCTGCATGTAAAGAGGGCTCAAAGATCTGTCAAGAATCAGCAAAATGGATCACACACGGTCTTCACCATGCCTCTTAATTACTCAGCATTCCATCTTGGCCTGACCAATACTACGTACTAAGCTTAAATCATGAACGCCgataactgccacacgtgtggtATATTCGACATGCGCCCACACACCGTGTGTAGTGTAAGCAGGAGGCAGCCCACATGGGTTGTGTGTGGGCAGCCATTAGAAttgcccacacgtgtgggcgcgGCTACTTCGTGCCACACGCCAATAAGTACTACTCATCTCCACCTCGCGTGTATGGCACGAAGTAAAAATGCACACACGTCCTGGCGCAGCTACGTTAGATACCTCGTGGGATGATAATTTAGTTGCCATCCTGGTTGGCAGATTTAGTTATTCGGGATGGAAAGTGTAGTTGTAAAAGCATGACGACTCTATCTGTTTTGGTTAACTATAGTTGCCATGTCTAATTTCGGGTAGTTGCCGCGTGTAATCAAACCATAGTTGTCGTGTGTaattaactacttgccacatatAGTCAAACAGTAGTTGTCATGTGTGTTTACCTAGTTACCACGTGTGATTCAACCATAATTGTCATGTATTGTTAATCACAGTTGCATGTGTGTTTATCTGGTTGTCACGTGTGCGCAACTGCAGTTGCCGTCTAGCGAAGAATCACAGTGGGCGTTAGTGTTTCCGTAAATCATTTCTGGTTGGGAGCTGGAGCGGCAGCCTTATGGTCTCAACCATGGCCTCCGCCTGAACCCTGGCCCTGGCGTAGCGCAGCTCCGACTGCAGCTTGGCCACCATGGCCTCCTTCCCGGCCCGCGTGGCTTCCCTGAGCCGATCTTCCAGCGAGCCCAGCGCGGCAGCGTCCATCTATAGCAACCTCCTGCCCAGCGCCTCACGCTGCTCCGCCGTCTTGGACCTCGCCAGCCTCGCCACCTCGTCCATGAGGTAAGGGTAGCGGGCCTCGATCGCCGCGCCCAGCTGCGCCACGTGGAGAGGCACCGCGCTCGTCGCCGACGGCGGGTCGATGGGCCTGGGCGACCGGAGGTAGGCTTGTAGAACTCCCAGGAGTAGAGTTCGTACCGCACGTCGGGGAACGCGCTCATCTCGTGGATTGCCTTCGAGAGGGTCATGGTGTGGAGCTCCATGCGCGACGGCGGGGAGGGATGGCGGTTGGTGGTGCGCCGCTCTGGCTCCGGCTCGCGGAGGCCTAGCTGGGCGAGCATCTCCTGGATCGCGTCTTCGAGGCCCCTGGCACGCGACGGCGGTGGCCTGCGGAGCTGGAGCTGGGCGAGCTGCTTGTCTTCGATCGCCTGCATGGCTACGAGTTTCTCCTCGTGGAACGGGGTGTGCCCCTCTCCCTCGCCGTGCGCATCATGCGCCGGCGAGGACGGCCCGGCCCTGGCGAGCTCCAAAACCACCATCCCGTCTTCCAGCCGGATGTCGAACCCAGCTCCATCGGGGTTTTCTTCCCCCCGGCGATCGCCATCAGATGCAGCGCGTCGGCGCGCATCTGGGCCTGGGCGGCCTCCTCCCCCTCGCCGCGTGCCCTGGCGCGGGTGACGGGGGCCATCTCGGAGCAGAGCTGAAGTGGTGGGTCTCCTCTGCTCCTCTGTGTGAGCTTTCGCGTACGTGTGAGCGCTCGAGATGGAGGCGTGAGTCACTCCTCCTCACTGAACGCGTCTGCACCACTCCACTCCTTTGCTGACACGATAGAGCTACAGTAGTTTTAAAGAAAATGGGTGCGTTGCATCTTTTGAGGTCTATAGTTTGATCACTCCAATAAAGAATGTAACTGTGTAGGTAGGTAGGTGCGTCCGCAGGTGGTCATTGCACACTGTACAGTAGGCGGTAAATTTGAAGAGGAGCCATTACCAGATCCGTGCCCAACCATCACCGTCCTAGCCAGCCAAGCCAGAAACCACAAGGACAAGGCCAAACCTACAGCTAAATCTGGAGAGTGGCGTTTCGGTACATGGAACACGTGCTCCTAGTTTTTAAAATGTGTTTTAAATATATTTTGATGTCAAATAAAAACTTGGCGCGTATATCTTGAAATTGTACATGCTCACAAAATCATTTGGCGAATAACCAACAACTTATGTGTCGCGTGTGAAAAAGACAAAATTTGATGTTAAAAAATACTTTTCACAAGACATCCTTTTGTCTATTTTACCCGGGACATAAAAAATGCCGGTTTTCTCCGGAACTTGACGTGCACACATATAGGGGTTGTTTGAATCGTCACTATGTTTGCCATATATTGCCATATTATTTTTTACCACACTTGCCTAACTTGAATTGCTGAAATTATGGGGTTGCTTGGTTCTCAGCCACACCTCGCCACACTTTGCCACACGTAACCTTAGGCAAATTTGACCGAGTTAAGTAAGTGTTTGGTTCTAGCCACACCTAAGGCAAGGATTTTTTTAtgagcagtgaaccccacatgttatagacacaaaaagtgtggcaagattttCTTAGGCAAGCCAAAGCGTGGTTAACAATTTAAAGAACTCAACTAAGACAAGTGTGGTAAGTTTGGCAAAAATCATGTGACAATATATTGCAaagatagtcacaatccaaacagcccttGTTAGTCATACTTTAGCTTGCCTAAGTGAATCTTACCATACTTTTTGTGTCTATAACATGTGAGGTTCACTTCTCATAAAAAAATATTCTTGCCTTAGGTGTGGCTAGAACCAAAATCCATtaacttggtcaaacttgcctaagaTGAGATATGGCAAAGTTGGCAAGACGTGGCTAAAAACCAAACAGCCCTATAATGTCGAGATGTATGCACTAAatttttatttgaaaattttccacaCTTTGAAATATATTTTTTACGTACAGGAGCGCGCGCTTCGAGCACCAACAGATTTTCGCTAAATGGGCCACTACTATGTACAGAGAGGAGCCTACCACCAAATCCCTCTTCCCGCCGGGCAGCAGAGCCCAccgaagagaaggaaaggggcgGAGTCGGAGTGGTGGAGACGACTCTCTACAGGGGCAAGAGGATAGGCCGTTCTCTCAATTACCGGTAATGGTTTACTGTTTAAATTAACAGGAACAAGCACCTTCAACACGAACCCATAAAATGAATACACTGTCATCCGTGGAATGGTCCTGACCAGTCCGGGGAAATTGATGGTGGAGCCGGCCATCTAAGGGTTTTTAAAACTCGCGGatattttttttagaatttttgaacttttttagaaaaatgcatgacatcttttgtatTAGCAAACAATTGTTCAAATTCACGAATATTTTTTAAATATGCGAATATTTTTTCAAATCTGGAATGTTTTTTTATTTCCTGAACATTTTGTacaaaatcatgaacattttttgaatatgcAAACATTTGTTTTTCAAAATCATGCAATTTTGTTGAATTCACGAACATTTTATGATTtctcaattttttttaaaaaaatctcAATTTGTTTGGAATCCAGAATTATTttaaagaagaaaaaaatagaaaaggaaagaaaaacaaaaaatgaaatgAAAAACGGGGCTTTCCGCCCCGCACATGTGTCGGCCGAAAAGGGGAGTGGTGGGTACCCGTTGGCTTGTTTCCCTGCGCGCACCGTGCCAAATAGGAGCTCCCCCTGCCAAGCACTCGTCGTGAACCTGGCCAGATATGCCGATGCATTGGGCTGGGCTGCCACGGCCTCACCGTTGGATAGTTGCAGCACCCTACAATGCTTTGTTGTGTCCACAACACCGCCCGCTTAAGAAAGGAGAAGCTCCGGCATAGGAACTGTGGCGCCATCTTTGCTAGTTACCTCGGTATGGAAGGTGAAGAATGGAGGAGGAAGGGCGAGTGGGGTGAGGGAGAGGTGCCACTCCGAGTCATTTAACTGGTAAGGGAGATGACATAGTGGCGATCCATTTCTTTGCCCGACTTAGCTTTTCGGTTAGCATTACCTGATTCTTAACTGGCAAGCACACTCTAAAATGCTTGCAATGCAGTAGATATAATAGTTGCAGTTGCGACGCACAATGTGCTGGAGATACAGAATGCATTAGAGACACACAATAATGCTTCTCCCTTTCGGGTTCCAAATATACACCAAGTCGTAGGTATTGTGGCGTATAGTGATGCTGCTTACAATCCGGTGATTGCAAAAGAAGAAGCGGGTCTTGGAGTTTATCTCAAAGATAAAGCTAATAACCATACTATATTTGTTCAAGCAGCTGCGAGAAATGTTTCTTCTGTTTTGCAGACTGAAGCTCTTGGATTAACTCTATCAGCTTTGGTGGTTAAAAGCTTTAGGATGGGACTGTTCTGTCTTCTTTTCGGATTGCAGGAATCTTGTTCAAGTGGCAACAACAAGGAATCTTTTGGAAAGTCCAGGAGATTGGCGGATAAGAACAATAGTTGCTAAATTTCTCAATCAATCTTCTCATTTTACTACTTGTGAAATTAGGTCTATCCCAAGGACTTGCAATGTCATTGACTCATTGCCCATTCTCTAGCTAAGAAAGCTTTTATGCAAAGATCTTCTTCTAGTCCTTCAATCTTATGCAGTAAATCTTCTAAATGTAAAACCAAGCAGGCTTTAGACTCTATATCTTTTCCTTTTGGAAAGTTAATCTCTGTACACTGTTTGGGATGCAAATAAACATAATTTAAAACCCTCTTTGAGGGCTTGTGTTGTAAAAAAAACAGGATTAAAAAATGTTGCAGAAAAATGTAGAGAAAACCATTTTCAAGGGAACAATATGATATGCACTGTTTTTAAATGCTTCAGTAATAAAAAAAAACACTCACACCTTCATACTAAGAAAAAAAATGAATCTTGGACCGAAGAAAAATTCAAGGGCTCAAATTCACAACGGTATAATAACACGACGGTCTCGCTGGGTCAGATATGTAGTAGAAACCTTGTCGATGGAGTAGGAGCCTAGAGCACGAGCATGGCCACGGCGAGCGCGGTGACCACGGCAGCTGCCTCCCCCAAGCACGCCCCCAGCTTGCCTGCGGGGCTGGACGGCGGTGGAGCAACCAACGGGGGCTTGGGTTGGGGAGCCGGTGGGGCGGTCTCGAGGACGGTGATCTTGAGCTTCATCCCCCTCTCGCAGTGCTGGTCCGTGCCGCAGAAGAACCACCGCGGTCCGGCCTTGTGGAGCGCGACCCGGTCCTCACCGGAGGACCAGACGACGGCGTTCTCCGGCTGGTTGCAAGCGAGGAAATCCGGCCCGCCCACCTCCACCACGTCGTGGCCGGCGATCCCGTACTCGAACACTGCGCTCGACATAATTAGCATGAGGGATAGGCAGGCAATTTAATTCGTTTCTCGTCGCAGAGAAGAAGGAGCGATCCAGCGTACGCGCGGACGGAATGGTTCAGTGGTTATGCAGTTACCTAGCGTGTCGCCGATCACAAACTGATTGGCCTCAGCCCAGGCCGTGTAGTTGAAATCGAGGGCCCAGCCCTTGTCGTCGCCGACCACGTGTTCCATGGCGACGGCGAGCCCCGGAAGGAAGGCGATGGTGAGGGCGGCCACGGCGATCGCGACGACGAGCGTCTGCTTGGAAGTCATCACCGAGTAAGCAGCTAAACCTAGCGAAATGATTACAATAGCTTTCCTGACTTGTGTACTGTGCTTTTAGCTCTGGCTTTGCATGTAATATTCGGAGGGACAGAGCTCGACAATCACTATGCATGGCACGTAAGTATACGTAGTTATCACCGTTGCCATTCGACGATTCTTATCTCTGGCCTGAGGTAGCGACAGCAGCTGGCGAGTGGTGGCAATTGTATGGGAGTTGAATGCGTCCGTGTGGCGCCAAATGTGATGTATTTAGTATGCATATTGGTGTCATCGGTGCAGATGAATGGGCAGAACAACATGCGAGAGCATCTACCGCCGGATTTGACAAGTCCGACCTCTCAAACACCCGTGTACACGTCCGGACGCGTCCGCTAACATTAACCGGTCACGTCTTAAATAATGCATTCCACATCTGGATACCTGCAAATCTCAAATCCATATTATTACATACAGTGGTGTAGCGAAGCCGGGCAACAGGGGCCTTGGCCCAGGGCGTGGCAACAACTTTCTTCGTTCATTGTACATATAATATGACGATTTGGTACTGTTTAGCCCTGTAGCACTGAAGCTGGCCCTGGGCGTGGCGTTGTGTTGGCTACGCCATTGATTACATGCAACGTACAATGATCTTTAAGCGGAGCTTGTCCGGCAGTTGGCTGCGCTCCCCGGAGTGTTAGTCTGGTCGCCGGCAAGGTAGAGTAGGGCATGGGTTATGAGCCGGCTCATGAGACTTAAGGCGCCGCCTTCTCACATGCCCTACTCAAAGCGCAGATGATGATCACTTTGTTCTGAGGCGACAACCTTGGGCTTCCTCAGCGTTCAGCAGCGAGAACCCTTTCATGCCGGGGCTGTAGCCCTGGGCAATTTTACGTTATTGGCTTTGTTCATCGAAGAAAAATTGCATGATATGAGGTGGCACATCACATCATTAGCAGTATGCATGTGTTTTGTAATATCGGAAATAAATATACACTCCATGGGAAATGGGATTCCTTAGTTTGGTCTCAAATGAGCCCGAATGAATACTAAAATCGAAAAAATGAAAATGTTCAATTTTTTTTACCTTTTTTGTGGCAAACATTAAGAAATGTTTTGTCTGCTTGCAAATTTTCATCTTGGAATCACTTTCAAGGAAGCCGTGGTAAAAAAGACAAAATTGATGCTCCAAAGGTGCTACTTTCGAAAGCATTTTGGAGCGCTGATTTTATCTTTTTTCCACAACTTCCAAAAATGTGATATGATGATGAAAACAAGCAATGGAAAAATTTCTTGATGTTTCTACAAAtaaaattcagattttttttgaattttataaaattttctttgattttactgttcatgCCAAGAGCATTTGAGCTCAAGCTCCGATTAGGACTTTCACACGCCATTCACCAATTTCTATAGTACTATTGTTTCTTCTTTTATCACACTACTACTCTGCCCACCACCCGTCGCAACTACTGAAGTGAGACAGAGTACAATAAGGTGATGTAAGCAAGTTGTAAGGATTAAAGTATTATATTTTCACTGAGTTGAATGAGAGAAGGGAGAAAGAAGATAAGCAGACTATGCTTTAACATCCAGCTGCACATACATACTCCAAGAAATATTATGAGAGTGTAAAGTGGACCATATATTAATAAAGTAGTACTTTTGATTAATAAGCAACTATACATGCTGACTATTAGGTTGGCTGTAAATGATGTGGTAACTGGttgttggctatactattaaccatgctatTGTAGGAGATATAGGAGCATTAATGCGGCAATAGGCAGTAGCTAGCTCTAGACTCCAACACCAATCTACTCTCTCCTCTACCAACATATATACGTAGCTTCATTGCATTGTATGGTTTGAAGTTGTGTAAACACAAAACTCCTAGTGATGATTAGGAATGTGAGGCTTCAGAAATACCAAGGGAGGCACCTTACTCAAAGTTCGGTCACAGGACACTGAAATGCAATTATTTCTTTTCCATGTCACTCTGCATAGCTACGACCAGGCCAGCAGAGGGCGTGCCCCCCAACCTTATTAGAAACTTGAGGATTTTTTTTGGCGGTGTTTAGATTAGAAACAAAAACTTGAGGACTCACTACTAACCTACTAAAACTACAAGGCTTGAATGAAATTATGGAAGAAATGCTGATCAAGGTTCTTCATTTCCTTTCATGGATAGGTCTAAGGACATTTCCAACGCTGACCCGCAAATTTTCTCCGGCATCCGTCTACGGACAGAGGACCAGTCAGCGAACACCGATACCGAAAGCTGCCATCCAACACTACCAGCATACATTTAACAACAATTGAAACCAACCAGACAAAATTTATGCAAACATGTCGGAATTCATTCAAGTCTGGTTATAATTTACATAAAAAGGTAGATAATTCCACCGTTTAACAAAAAAAATACTAGAAAAAACCTAAGCCCTATACTGGACGACCACCTCATACGTGTAGCCGCCTGCCCTGCCGCACCGCCATATTGATGTATTAATTTGTAAGATCTTgatgaataattaataaaatggttgCATGCTTCACCATCATGCAGAGGTCGAGGGTCatcttttttttaaataataataataagttCATTAACTCTTATACCCTATGTTCTCATCCTCGGCTAACCTACCCGTTTTGGCATGTTAGGAGGGTTCAAAGTTTTGTCAGGAATCAACACAACTAGCACATACATTTAGATTCAAAGTTTCACATTAACTTGAGTTCAATCCATAAATTTTGGCTTCACGCACGATGATCAGCGGGGTTCGATGAAAACACTGCGAACGGCGTTCGTGAAATGTGCAGTATTGACCGTTTCGTCCTAACAACTGGCATGCCACATAGGTGCCAAACGGCGCATTATGATTGGCCAGCGATTTTTTTCACCACATCGTGCCAAGTTTGCTCACCCGAGCATGATATTTTGCAAGTTTGTGACCAACCGGTCACATGCCAGGAGAAGCAGGCGGTGAGGCAATAGGCGCATTTAAAGATGAGGATTCATTTTGAACGAGCTCTACAAACTCAAGGTTTAAATCAGACTTTACTCGAGGCCGGCCAAATTGGCCAAATTGAAAATGGAGGAAGTTAACCACATGGAAGGCTAGttatatgcatgcatgcatgcataaatcaCATGCAGGGACAGGCACTCGTTTGCATGACGCTGGTCTCCATCCATTCTCCTGTGCTCGTCCAGTTCACGGGCCGCACACCGTAGCAGGAACAGAGGCTGCCGCTTGAGGGCGTGCGTCGCGGCTTGGGCGCGGCCGACGAATCCGGTAATGCGTAGCTTGCGgcaaatttgaaaattttgacataTGGACAAAATCAAATTATAAAATAAACTGTCTGTAAAATTATTTTACGCGGCTGACCTTTTTGTGTGGCGCCTGACATGCAGACGCCATACCCTACAGTTTA comes from Triticum urartu cultivar G1812 unplaced genomic scaffold, Tu2.1 TuUngrouped_contig_7314, whole genome shotgun sequence and encodes:
- the LOC125531511 gene encoding blue copper protein 1a-like, giving the protein MTSKQTLVVAIAVAALTIAFLPGLAVAMEHVVGDDKGWALDFNYTAWAEANQFVIGDTLVFEYGIAGHDVVEVGGPDFLACNQPENAVVWSSGEDRVALHKAGPRWFFCGTDQHCERGMKLKITVLETAPPAPQPKPPLVAPPPSSPAGKLGACLGEAAAVVTALAVAMLVL